From a single Candidatus Delongbacteria bacterium genomic region:
- the nadC gene encoding carboxylating nicotinate-nucleotide diphosphorylase, with amino-acid sequence MNGPSARSLTLIDLALEEDLGRVGDITARACLVPGRRGRARIEARQTGVVCGLELVRAVFMRLADGRPLEIRNLVEEGARVTPMQRLLDIEGDLAVILGGERTALNFLQRLSGIASMTRSLVDRLEGSSTRILDTRKTLPGWRELDKAAVACGGGRNHRHGLYDLFLIKENHIRGAGGILPALERARALRDQEDLDCQLEIEVENLAELEQAIAGGADIVMLDNFTPEGVSSAVELAGGRVLLEVSGGITADNLADYARRGVDFISIGALTHSVKAFDCSLLVEEVDS; translated from the coding sequence ATGAACGGTCCAAGCGCCCGCAGCCTCACCTTGATCGACCTGGCTCTGGAAGAAGACCTGGGGCGGGTGGGGGATATCACGGCCCGGGCCTGCCTGGTTCCCGGACGCCGGGGACGGGCCCGCATCGAAGCGCGCCAGACCGGCGTGGTCTGTGGACTGGAGCTGGTGCGTGCCGTATTCATGCGTCTGGCCGACGGACGCCCGCTCGAGATCCGGAATCTGGTCGAAGAGGGGGCGCGTGTGACACCCATGCAGCGCCTGCTTGACATCGAGGGCGATCTTGCGGTGATTCTCGGCGGCGAACGTACCGCACTCAATTTCCTGCAGCGTCTCTCGGGCATCGCCAGCATGACACGCAGCCTGGTCGATCGGCTCGAGGGCTCGTCCACCCGCATCCTTGACACACGCAAGACCCTGCCCGGCTGGCGCGAACTGGACAAGGCCGCGGTGGCCTGTGGCGGGGGCCGCAATCATCGCCATGGCCTGTATGACCTCTTTCTGATCAAGGAAAACCACATCCGGGGCGCTGGCGGAATTCTGCCGGCGCTCGAGCGGGCTCGCGCGCTGCGCGACCAGGAAGACCTGGATTGCCAGCTCGAGATCGAAGTGGAAAATCTGGCCGAGCTGGAGCAGGCCATCGCCGGCGGAGCCGACATCGTGATGCTGGACAATTTCACTCCCGAGGGAGTTTCCAGCGCTGTGGAGCTGGCCGGTGGGCGTGTGCTGCTGGAAGTCAGTGGCGGCATCACTGCCGACAACCTGGCGGACTATGCGCGCCGGGGAGTGGATTTCATCAGCATCGGCGCGCTGACCCACAGCGTGAAAGCCTTCGATTGCTCGCTGCTGGTCGAGGAGGTGGACTCGTGA
- a CDS encoding UvrD-helicase domain-containing protein has product MTSFSLEEGANCVDLSGLNPVQREAVMATDGSVLILAGAGSGKTRVLTSRIAWMLEQGQCKPWQVLALTFTNKAAREMKERIAHLVGQRVDEMWVGTFHSVFARILRREAEYLGYDRNFTIYDSDDQLRLVRECMNHLDISTNQLNPKRVRGEISSSKNAMLSVEEFEKSDSGFVHDMISKIYREYTRRLRAANSLDFDDLLLKPIELFETHPERLAVYQDRFRRILIDEYQDTNKAQFKVTGMLGAQHGNVCVVGDDDQSIYGWRGADISNILDFEDHWKNARVFKLEQNYRSTETILEAAHAVVSQNGGRKDKKLWTENGRGEPVTLLSGEDDAMEAALVCDRIRRGHLEGRPYKDFAVLYRTNAQSRALEESLIRNGIRYQIIGGLRFYERREVKDALAYLRLLANPRDEISLLRIINYPRRGVGDTGLAALQSAAQLQNRSLYDQLAFAGSVPGLAKGARQSMLELHSLLETTRTRMAATPLDVAFRDLLSALHIYEALEAEGPEGKPRVENLHELESAVKRYAENSELGLEGFLQEVALVSDIDGMADSDDLVTLMTVHSAKGLEYDTVFVTGMEDGLFPLGNAMGDPEQLEEERRLFYVAATRAKRRLYLCLARFRMRFNGGSGGPSPFLRAIPAELLQQEGGRLGGTGEESFGGRDGHWQGSGATPRNRSLLREDSAVRQRPLGGGLDGSRPQKPARKRTGLPLSGSEVLLNKVSPFRQAPVPPSVEDESQEAEVSDPCELTVNADVMHPTYGPGIIIHRVGFDENMKLTVRFKSVGVKKLVARFARLRVL; this is encoded by the coding sequence ATGACGTCATTCAGCCTTGAGGAAGGGGCAAACTGCGTGGATCTGAGCGGATTGAATCCAGTCCAGCGAGAAGCCGTGATGGCCACGGATGGCAGCGTACTCATCCTGGCCGGAGCCGGCAGCGGCAAGACTCGCGTGCTGACCAGCCGCATCGCCTGGATGCTGGAACAGGGCCAGTGCAAACCCTGGCAGGTTCTGGCGCTCACCTTCACCAACAAGGCCGCCCGCGAGATGAAGGAGCGCATCGCCCATCTGGTGGGGCAACGGGTGGACGAGATGTGGGTCGGCACCTTTCACTCGGTCTTCGCCCGCATCCTGCGCCGCGAGGCGGAATACCTGGGCTACGACCGCAACTTCACCATCTACGACAGCGACGACCAGTTGCGCCTGGTACGCGAGTGCATGAATCACCTGGACATCAGCACCAACCAGCTCAATCCAAAGCGTGTGCGCGGCGAAATATCCTCCAGCAAGAATGCGATGCTGAGCGTCGAGGAGTTCGAGAAGAGCGACAGCGGCTTTGTGCACGACATGATCTCGAAGATCTACCGGGAGTATACGCGCCGACTGCGAGCGGCCAATTCGCTGGACTTCGATGACCTGCTGCTGAAACCCATCGAGCTGTTCGAGACCCACCCGGAACGACTGGCGGTCTACCAGGATCGCTTCCGACGCATTCTGATAGACGAGTACCAGGACACCAACAAGGCCCAGTTCAAGGTCACCGGCATGCTGGGCGCCCAGCACGGCAATGTGTGCGTGGTGGGCGACGACGACCAGTCGATCTACGGCTGGCGCGGCGCAGACATCAGCAACATCCTCGACTTCGAGGATCACTGGAAGAACGCGCGCGTATTCAAGCTGGAACAGAACTACCGCTCGACCGAGACCATTCTCGAAGCGGCACACGCCGTCGTCTCACAGAATGGGGGACGCAAGGACAAGAAGCTCTGGACCGAGAACGGGCGCGGCGAACCCGTGACCCTGCTCAGCGGCGAGGACGACGCGATGGAGGCGGCGCTGGTCTGCGACCGGATCCGCCGTGGCCATCTGGAAGGCCGGCCCTACAAGGACTTTGCCGTGCTCTACCGCACCAACGCTCAGTCACGGGCGCTGGAAGAATCGCTGATCCGCAATGGTATACGTTACCAGATCATCGGAGGCCTGCGTTTCTACGAGCGGCGCGAAGTCAAGGACGCACTGGCCTACCTCCGTCTGCTGGCCAATCCGCGTGACGAGATCAGCCTGCTGCGCATCATCAATTATCCACGGCGCGGTGTGGGTGATACGGGTCTGGCCGCACTGCAGAGTGCCGCCCAGCTCCAGAATCGCAGTCTGTACGACCAGCTGGCATTCGCGGGCAGCGTACCCGGCCTTGCCAAGGGCGCGCGCCAGAGCATGCTGGAACTGCATTCGCTGCTGGAAACCACCCGGACCCGCATGGCGGCCACTCCCCTGGATGTGGCCTTCCGTGATCTGCTGTCGGCCCTGCATATCTACGAAGCCCTTGAGGCGGAGGGGCCCGAAGGAAAGCCCCGCGTGGAGAACCTGCACGAGCTGGAATCCGCCGTGAAACGCTATGCCGAGAACAGCGAACTGGGACTCGAAGGATTCCTTCAGGAAGTGGCGCTGGTCAGCGACATCGACGGCATGGCCGACAGCGATGACCTGGTGACCCTGATGACCGTACACAGCGCCAAGGGGCTGGAATACGACACGGTCTTCGTGACCGGCATGGAGGATGGGCTGTTCCCCCTGGGCAATGCCATGGGTGATCCGGAGCAGCTGGAGGAGGAACGCCGCCTGTTCTACGTGGCGGCCACTCGCGCCAAGCGCCGGCTCTATCTCTGCCTGGCGCGCTTCAGAATGCGCTTCAATGGTGGCAGTGGCGGCCCCAGTCCTTTCCTGCGGGCGATTCCCGCCGAGCTGCTGCAGCAGGAAGGCGGCCGGCTGGGCGGCACCGGCGAGGAGAGTTTCGGAGGGCGCGACGGCCATTGGCAAGGCTCCGGCGCCACCCCGCGCAATCGCAGTCTGCTGCGCGAAGACTCCGCCGTGAGACAACGCCCACTGGGCGGCGGGCTGGACGGCAGTCGTCCCCAGAAGCCAGCCCGCAAGCGCACGGGCCTGCCGCTCTCGGGCAGCGAGGTGCTGTTGAACAAGGTCAGTCCTTTCCGCCAGGCGCCGGTTCCGCCCTCCGTCGAAGACGAATCCCAGGAGGCGGAAGTCTCCGATCCCTGCGAACTGACCGTGAATGCGGATGTGATGCACCCGACCTATGGCCCCGGCATCATCATCCACCGGGTCGGTTTTGACGAGAACATGAAGCTCACGGTCCGTTTCAAATCCGTGGGAGTCAAGAAACTGGTGGCCCGTTTCGCCCGCCTGAGGGTCCTGTGA